The following are encoded together in the Candidatus Omnitrophota bacterium genome:
- a CDS encoding response regulator, translated as MKTILVVDDERDIVNTLKARLEANQYKVLTAYDGDEGLKSVDQENPDLIILDIGMPKMDGYTFVRELRSNDLTSRIPVVILTAKDRLQDIFKLEGVKDYIVKPYDSADLLSRVKKILGE; from the coding sequence ATGAAAACGATTTTGGTTGTCGATGACGAACGTGATATTGTCAATACGTTGAAAGCTCGTTTAGAAGCTAATCAGTACAAGGTTTTGACCGCTTATGACGGCGATGAGGGCTTAAAATCCGTGGATCAAGAAAATCCGGATCTCATTATTTTGGATATTGGCATGCCCAAGATGGACGGATATACGTTTGTGCGCGAATTGCGAAGCAATGACTTAACATCTCGCATTCCGGTCGTGATCCTAACAGCCAAAGATAGACTGCAGGATATTTTTAAACTAGAAGGCGTTAAAGATTATATTGTTAAGCCTTATGACTCGGCGGATCTCTTATCTAGAGTTAAAAAGATCTTGGGCGAGTAG
- a CDS encoding acyltransferase has translation MIENSVNHRHYPFLDGFRAVAILGVLLAHIVLFFGIKSMPGAICRAFTLVGSLGHLGVDIFFVISGFLITGVLIKDFESSAVDIKRFYVRRFFKIIPQYLLVVVLGLGLLELLKIKFGFNKYYGPISYAGYFLYFQNYVKPIFTLAHGWSLAIEEHYYLLYPLFVQGVFFVSRHPMRRRQLLIGACIFLIILTIAGRHSAGGQDFLSSWLRVREYELTTLYRIDAIMFGCLLKFLEPFYENISSKIKIFFSSGMFLAGAGIAFYLASAIQEDHSLLCWDKYVLAYLATGFVFLAVYVGGVRSLNFIFENKLIRSIGVISYALYLWHYPLIILFSKGIPVFGVWICLSSYLIATFVIGYLSTNIIEKYFLKIRDKIAP, from the coding sequence ATGATCGAAAATTCAGTTAATCACCGGCATTATCCTTTTCTTGATGGGTTTAGGGCGGTCGCTATTCTTGGCGTTTTACTAGCGCATATCGTTCTTTTTTTTGGCATCAAGTCTATGCCGGGAGCTATTTGCCGGGCGTTTACTCTCGTAGGGTCGCTGGGGCATTTAGGTGTTGATATATTTTTTGTTATCAGCGGTTTTCTCATTACGGGCGTTTTAATAAAAGATTTTGAGTCCAGTGCTGTTGACATCAAGCGTTTTTATGTACGAAGATTTTTTAAGATCATACCTCAGTACCTGCTTGTCGTTGTGCTTGGTTTAGGCCTGCTGGAATTATTAAAAATAAAATTCGGATTTAATAAATATTATGGGCCGATATCCTATGCCGGCTATTTTCTGTATTTCCAGAATTATGTTAAACCGATCTTTACCTTGGCGCATGGTTGGTCTTTAGCCATTGAAGAGCATTACTACCTTCTTTATCCGCTTTTTGTCCAAGGCGTGTTTTTTGTAAGCCGTCATCCCATGAGGCGACGCCAACTTCTTATCGGTGCCTGTATTTTCTTGATCATTTTGACGATCGCGGGACGCCACAGTGCCGGCGGTCAGGACTTCTTATCCTCATGGCTGAGAGTGCGCGAGTACGAGCTAACAACTCTTTATCGCATTGATGCCATTATGTTTGGGTGTCTATTAAAGTTCCTTGAACCATTTTATGAGAATATTTCTTCCAAGATAAAAATTTTCTTTAGTTCAGGGATGTTCTTAGCTGGCGCCGGAATTGCTTTTTACCTAGCAAGCGCCATCCAGGAAGATCACAGTTTGCTTTGTTGGGATAAATATGTTTTAGCCTATCTTGCGACCGGATTTGTTTTTTTGGCTGTTTATGTAGGAGGCGTAAGGTCATTAAATTTTATTTTTGAGAATAAGCTCATAAGGTCTATCGGCGTTATTTCCTATGCGCTGTACCTTTGGCACTATCCGCTGATCATCCTTTTTTCTAAGGGAATTCCGGTATTTGGTGTTTGGATTTGCCTATCGTCTTATTTAATCGCGACATTTGTTATCGGGTATTTATCCACCAACATTATTGAGAAATATTTCTTGAAGATAAGAGATAAAATAGCCCCTTAG
- a CDS encoding ATP-binding protein, which yields MTTAPFLKPFEPPELLSVCRRAGKAIGDYQMIGAGDKIAVAVSGGKDSISLLHVLRRLRKVSPVKFDFTAVHIDFEFSDFNPQKLIEYLEREGFSYCVEKVTSLKGEQWEEIDCFWWSWNRRKALFEFAERQGFTKIAFGHHMDDIVETIILNQFYRGEIGAMRPKQVLFDGKITVIRPLAYEREENMRVLAQKLDIQSIGGQSKCANDETSHRMLIKKMLHQFEQDNPQVIKNIFRSLQNIKTEYLLDKEKK from the coding sequence ATGACAACAGCTCCATTTTTAAAACCTTTTGAACCGCCCGAGCTATTATCCGTTTGCCGACGCGCCGGGAAGGCTATCGGTGATTATCAGATGATCGGTGCCGGTGATAAAATCGCGGTGGCGGTTTCCGGAGGGAAAGACAGTATTTCGCTTCTGCATGTTTTACGGCGCTTAAGAAAAGTTTCTCCGGTCAAATTTGATTTTACGGCTGTTCATATTGATTTTGAATTTTCCGATTTTAATCCTCAGAAGCTGATCGAATATTTGGAGCGTGAGGGATTTTCCTATTGCGTGGAAAAAGTTACATCGCTCAAAGGCGAACAATGGGAGGAGATCGACTGTTTTTGGTGGTCGTGGAATAGGCGCAAAGCTCTTTTTGAATTCGCCGAAAGGCAAGGCTTTACCAAGATCGCCTTCGGCCACCATATGGATGATATTGTGGAGACGATCATTCTTAATCAATTTTACCGCGGCGAGATAGGAGCGATGCGCCCCAAGCAAGTCCTTTTCGATGGGAAAATCACCGTTATTCGCCCTCTAGCTTATGAGCGGGAAGAAAATATGCGCGTTTTAGCGCAAAAACTAGACATTCAATCGATCGGTGGCCAATCCAAATGCGCCAATGACGAAACGTCTCACCGGATGCTCATCAAAAAGATGCTGCATCAATTTGAGCAGGACAATCCGCAGGTCATCAAGAATATTTTCCGCAGTCTTCAGAATATTAAAACGGAATATTTACTGGATAAAGAAAAGAAATAG
- a CDS encoding DUF924 family protein, which yields MERMNAILNFWFENISDETHIDKNKMPFKKWFMKDKNFDAQIKKEFEPDLGLVKSGGYKMWEKSSRGRLALIILCDQLSRNMYRDSSRMFETDPLALELSLRSVNDRSDEELRLIERVFLYMPFQHAEDLKIQEISLKVFSELVQEVRIKNPGNVSYYEYTLQFAKRHFDIIKRFNRFPHRNKILGRASTLEEQEFLKNPGSGF from the coding sequence ATGGAACGAATGAACGCGATCCTAAACTTTTGGTTTGAGAATATCAGCGACGAAACGCATATTGATAAAAACAAAATGCCGTTTAAGAAATGGTTTATGAAAGACAAGAACTTTGACGCGCAAATAAAGAAAGAATTTGAACCCGATCTTGGACTGGTGAAATCGGGTGGATATAAGATGTGGGAAAAATCTTCGCGTGGAAGATTGGCGCTCATTATTCTTTGTGATCAGTTGTCCCGCAATATGTATCGCGATAGTTCACGTATGTTCGAAACGGATCCGTTGGCTTTGGAATTGTCTTTGCGCTCAGTTAACGATCGATCTGACGAGGAGCTTAGGTTGATCGAGAGGGTTTTTCTGTATATGCCATTTCAGCATGCGGAAGATCTAAAAATTCAGGAAATTTCGCTTAAAGTTTTTTCTGAACTTGTCCAAGAAGTCCGGATAAAAAATCCCGGCAATGTTTCCTATTATGAATATACGCTTCAATTTGCCAAGCGGCATTTTGACATTATTAAAAGGTTTAACCGCTTTCCTCACCGTAATAAAATCTTAGGACGCGCGTCAACTTTGGAAGAGCAGGAATTCTTAAAGAATCCGGGATCGGGATTTTAA
- a CDS encoding DUF3465 domain-containing protein — MRKKIKILCFSLFFLSLCWVLPGCAQKTGISLSSENQIAQAFQKGESNFFVESKGTVEKLLSDDEKGSRHQRFLLRLNNGHVILIAHNIDLAPRVDLLKAGDEVSFRGEYEWNNKGGVVHWTHYDPKGRKGGWLEHGGHRYQ; from the coding sequence ATGAGAAAAAAGATTAAAATACTGTGTTTTTCTTTATTCTTCTTAAGTTTGTGCTGGGTTTTGCCCGGCTGCGCGCAAAAAACCGGTATTTCATTAAGCTCCGAAAATCAAATCGCCCAGGCCTTTCAAAAAGGCGAATCAAACTTTTTTGTTGAGTCAAAAGGCACCGTAGAAAAGCTTTTGTCCGATGATGAAAAAGGGAGCCGTCATCAACGGTTTTTGCTTCGCCTAAATAATGGCCATGTTATTTTAATTGCGCATAATATTGATCTAGCGCCGCGCGTTGATTTATTGAAAGCGGGTGATGAAGTTTCTTTTCGCGGCGAATATGAATGGAATAATAAAGGCGGCGTTGTCCACTGGACGCATTATGACCCCAAAGGCCGTAAAGGCGGCTGGCTTGAGCACGGCGGGCATCGTTATCAATAA